A single region of the Fusobacterium sp. FSA-380-WT-3A genome encodes:
- a CDS encoding carbon-nitrogen family hydrolase codes for MKISLIQPNLILGDVDENFKIIENEIINASKENPDVIVLPEMWNTSFFPANVIELADKNGSRTKSLLSSLSKKLNVNIVGGSIANLENNELFNTAFIFDRKGKEIASYNKVHLFSPSGEDNIFKAGNKLCIFELDGIKCGLCICYDVRFVEWIRKNALEGIEIFFLPAAWPDKRVTHWDILNRARAIENQMFVVCINSVGVTPTMKFGGHSSIIDPWGEYVITPDSKEGIKTGNIDLSIIRNIRESINVFRDRKPKLYKF; via the coding sequence ATGAAAATATCACTTATTCAACCTAATCTAATTTTAGGAGATGTTGATGAAAATTTTAAAATTATTGAAAATGAAATAATAAATGCAAGTAAAGAAAATCCTGATGTAATTGTTCTCCCTGAAATGTGGAATACATCTTTTTTTCCAGCAAATGTTATAGAACTTGCTGACAAAAATGGAAGTCGAACTAAGTCTTTACTATCTTCTCTTTCTAAAAAATTAAATGTTAATATTGTTGGTGGGTCTATTGCTAATTTAGAAAATAATGAACTTTTTAATACAGCTTTTATCTTTGATAGAAAAGGTAAAGAAATAGCTTCTTATAATAAAGTACATTTATTTTCTCCTTCAGGTGAAGATAATATTTTTAAAGCAGGAAATAAACTTTGTATTTTTGAATTAGATGGAATTAAATGTGGATTATGTATCTGCTATGATGTAAGATTTGTTGAATGGATAAGAAAAAATGCTTTAGAAGGAATTGAAATCTTCTTTCTTCCAGCTGCTTGGCCAGATAAAAGAGTTACCCATTGGGATATTCTAAATAGAGCAAGGGCTATTGAAAATCAAATGTTTGTAGTTTGTATAAATAGTGTTGGTGTCACTCCTACTATGAAATTTGGTGGACACAGTAGTATTATAGACCCTTGGGGAGAATATGTTATAACTCCTGATTCTAAAGAAGGAATTAAAACAGGAAATATTGACCTTTCTATAATAAGAAATATTAGAGAAAGTATAAATGTATTTAGAGATAGAAAACCAAAATTATATAAATTTTAA
- a CDS encoding SLC13 family permease gives MSKIMKRNIYIAIALLLIIFVRYIPAPTGMNQSGMAVIGIFLGSLLLWLTVAIDWPSILCIFSIGLIPEIGFKSIYSSSYGNETFIFLMTTFLCTHVLAETPFLKRCALYFITSSVAKKGPWAFIISFLSAIICIGSFVSPTVLFVLFLPILEKINELLGLKKGDKIGQLLMIGLAFAVSVSSGMTPIAHVFSIMAMGFYTTATGNVISYADYMAFAIPVGIICMTLLVLVFRFVMNPDMSKIKNLDVSFMKDELKPMDKREKTVIGIFILIVCLWVFPSILKNFIPVISKIGKMGTAMPPILGVVLYSIITFDEKPLLNFPEGMRKGVQWSSLVMCAGTLGIGVAMTNSKIGLTKYLISELNPILQGISPMLLILFLITWACIQTNLSSNMVTVTVVTTVAIPLIQATNGTVSCPAVVSIIGMMSAYAFATPPAMPHIAMAIGSGWVDTGTVLKYGLLFMVISIATSMLIGYPIASALM, from the coding sequence ATGAGTAAAATAATGAAAAGAAATATCTACATAGCAATAGCTTTACTACTAATTATATTTGTTAGATATATTCCAGCACCTACAGGAATGAATCAATCAGGAATGGCAGTAATAGGAATATTTTTAGGAAGTTTACTTTTATGGCTTACTGTGGCAATAGATTGGCCAAGTATCCTTTGTATATTTTCAATAGGGTTAATCCCAGAAATTGGTTTTAAAAGTATATATTCCTCATCTTATGGTAATGAAACTTTTATTTTCCTAATGACTACATTTTTATGTACTCATGTATTGGCTGAAACTCCATTTTTAAAAAGATGTGCTTTGTATTTTATAACTAGTTCAGTAGCTAAAAAAGGACCTTGGGCATTTATTATATCTTTCTTATCTGCTATAATATGTATAGGTTCTTTTGTATCTCCTACAGTTCTATTCGTTTTATTTTTACCAATTCTTGAAAAAATAAACGAATTATTGGGACTAAAAAAAGGGGATAAAATAGGACAACTTTTGATGATAGGACTTGCTTTTGCTGTGTCTGTATCCTCTGGAATGACTCCAATAGCTCATGTATTTAGTATAATGGCAATGGGATTTTATACAACAGCCACAGGAAATGTTATAAGTTACGCTGATTATATGGCCTTTGCAATACCTGTAGGAATTATTTGTATGACATTATTGGTTTTAGTTTTTAGATTTGTGATGAATCCTGATATGTCTAAAATAAAAAATCTAGATGTATCTTTTATGAAAGATGAATTAAAGCCAATGGATAAAAGAGAAAAAACTGTAATAGGAATATTTATATTAATAGTTTGTTTGTGGGTATTCCCAAGTATCTTAAAAAACTTTATCCCTGTTATTTCAAAAATTGGTAAAATGGGAACAGCTATGCCTCCAATTTTAGGAGTTGTATTGTATTCTATAATCACTTTTGATGAAAAACCTCTTTTAAACTTCCCAGAGGGAATGAGAAAAGGTGTACAATGGTCTAGCCTTGTAATGTGTGCTGGTACTTTAGGGATTGGAGTTGCTATGACAAACTCAAAAATAGGTTTAACAAAATATTTAATCAGTGAGTTAAACCCAATATTACAGGGAATATCTCCAATGTTATTAATATTATTCCTAATAACTTGGGCTTGTATTCAGACAAATTTATCATCAAATATGGTAACTGTAACTGTGGTTACTACTGTGGCAATTCCTCTTATCCAAGCTACTAATGGTACAGTATCTTGTCCAGCTGTGGTATCTATAATAGGAATGATGTCAGCCTATGCTTTCGCCACTCCACCAGCTATGCCTCATATAGCCATGGCCATTGGTTCTGGTTGGGTAGATACAGGTACAGTATTAAAATATGGACTTTTATTTATGGTTATTTCAATAGCCACATCAATGTTGATAGGTTATCCAATAGCATCAGCTTTAATGTAA
- the mazG gene encoding nucleoside triphosphate pyrophosphohydrolase, with amino-acid sequence MKEFYKLVETLNILRGDNGCPWDREQTRESLKAPFLEEVYEALDVMDKGGEELCGELGDVLLHIIFQGKIAEEKGEFTIEDICQKINEKLIRRHPHIFGNIDVSSVSDVEKNWEEIKKTEKEHQNRKSILDGIPKGLPALLKAQKIQKKVKKYGFDWDNIDDVYAKVQEEIKEVEEAVKENNYEHIEEEIGDLLFAITNYARHLGVDSSEALRKTNEKFEKRFRYIEENCDIENSTLEEMDKFWNEAKKR; translated from the coding sequence TTGAAAGAGTTTTATAAATTGGTAGAAACTTTAAATATTTTAAGAGGGGACAATGGTTGTCCTTGGGATAGAGAGCAAACAAGGGAAAGTTTAAAAGCTCCATTTTTAGAAGAGGTTTATGAAGCCTTAGATGTTATGGATAAAGGTGGAGAGGAGCTGTGTGGAGAGTTAGGAGATGTACTTCTACATATTATTTTTCAAGGAAAGATAGCAGAGGAAAAGGGAGAGTTTACTATTGAGGATATTTGTCAAAAAATAAATGAAAAATTAATTAGAAGACATCCTCATATATTTGGAAATATAGATGTTAGTAGTGTATCTGATGTAGAAAAAAATTGGGAAGAGATAAAGAAAACAGAGAAAGAGCATCAAAATAGAAAATCTATATTAGATGGAATCCCAAAAGGATTACCAGCTCTTTTAAAAGCTCAAAAAATTCAAAAGAAAGTTAAAAAATATGGTTTTGATTGGGATAATATAGATGATGTATATGCCAAAGTTCAAGAGGAGATAAAAGAGGTAGAAGAAGCAGTAAAAGAAAATAACTATGAACATATTGAAGAGGAAATAGGAGATTTACTTTTTGCTATAACAAACTATGCTAGACATTTGGGAGTAGATTCTTCTGAAGCTCTTAGAAAGACAAATGAGAAATTTGAAAAGAGATTTAGATATATAGAAGAAAACTGTGATATAGAAAATTCAACTCTTGAAGAGATGGATAAATTCTGGAATGAAGCTAAAAAAAGATAA
- a CDS encoding GntR family transcriptional regulator, protein MLKIKSFSDVAYEEIKNRIIKGIYKPGESLNERNISSDFGISRTPVREALQKLSLEGWIINEPYKKNQVREFNLDYIIEAQKVRSVLEVLAFKESSEKFTNDDLECLKNITQKQQNALDYDEFIKIDREFHEYVYAKTENSLLISLMENINDIIRYFGLIAINLPNRNKETLEEHLNILKALELKDVEKITKAVEIHMENTTNAIIERYRTKK, encoded by the coding sequence ATGTTAAAAATAAAGTCATTTAGTGATGTTGCATATGAAGAAATAAAAAATAGGATTATTAAAGGAATTTATAAACCAGGAGAATCTCTTAATGAAAGAAATATTTCAAGTGATTTTGGTATAAGTAGAACCCCTGTAAGAGAAGCATTACAAAAATTATCACTAGAAGGTTGGATTATAAATGAACCTTATAAAAAAAATCAAGTTAGAGAATTTAATTTAGATTATATAATAGAAGCTCAAAAGGTTAGAAGTGTGTTAGAAGTTCTTGCTTTCAAAGAATCTAGTGAGAAATTTACTAATGATGATTTAGAATGTTTAAAAAATATTACTCAAAAGCAACAAAATGCTTTAGATTATGATGAATTTATAAAAATAGATAGGGAATTTCATGAATATGTTTATGCTAAAACAGAAAATTCTCTTTTAATTTCTTTAATGGAGAATATAAATGATATTATTAGATATTTTGGTTTAATTGCTATTAATTTACCAAATAGAAATAAAGAAACATTAGAAGAACATTTAAATATTTTAAAAGCTTTAGAATTAAAAGATGTAGAAAAGATAACTAAAGCTGTAGAAATTCATATGGAAAATACAACAAATGCTATTATAGAGAGATATAGAACAAAAAAATAG
- a CDS encoding chorismate mutase: MNKLEIARKEINRIDGEIARLFQERMKQVEDVIAYKIENNMQILDSGREKEVIEKNCKLLTEKKLEKYYVDLLENIMRISREYQKEILDKLEK, from the coding sequence ATGAATAAATTAGAAATTGCAAGAAAAGAAATAAATAGAATTGACGGAGAAATTGCTAGATTATTTCAAGAGAGAATGAAACAAGTAGAAGATGTAATAGCTTACAAAATAGAAAATAATATGCAAATACTAGACTCTGGTAGAGAAAAAGAGGTAATAGAAAAAAATTGTAAACTGCTAACAGAAAAAAAATTAGAAAAATATTATGTAGATTTATTAGAAAATATCATGAGAATCTCAAGAGAATATCAAAAAGAAATATTAGATAAATTAGAGAAGTAA
- a CDS encoding DUF2848 family protein — protein MKFNLVTKNGNEGFELIPEHVYVVGYSGSNKEKIYAHIKELEEELNVAPPKKIPTIFEVSKEILTQDKDLYFIGEKTSGECEFVIIMKDSKIYIGLGSDHSDRELEAISVPKAKQICLKPISIDIWDYEEIKNHFPKIKLSAKSDFEDYQIGTLADIISVEEILSELNKSLGHVDNCVIYSGTVPLVNGYKYGKNFSLELNDEILGRKIAFDYNINVVPDEAR, from the coding sequence ATGAAATTTAATTTAGTGACTAAAAATGGAAATGAAGGATTCGAATTAATACCAGAACATGTATATGTTGTAGGGTATTCTGGAAGTAATAAAGAGAAAATATATGCTCATATTAAAGAATTAGAAGAAGAATTAAATGTTGCTCCTCCTAAAAAAATACCTACAATTTTTGAAGTTTCAAAAGAAATTTTAACTCAAGATAAAGATTTATATTTTATTGGAGAAAAAACTTCAGGAGAATGTGAATTTGTAATTATTATGAAAGATTCAAAAATCTATATAGGACTTGGAAGTGACCATAGCGATAGAGAATTAGAAGCTATTAGTGTCCCAAAAGCAAAACAAATTTGTTTAAAACCTATAAGTATTGATATTTGGGATTATGAAGAAATAAAAAATCATTTCCCTAAAATAAAATTAAGTGCTAAATCAGATTTTGAAGATTATCAAATAGGAACTTTAGCAGATATAATTTCTGTTGAAGAAATCTTAAGTGAACTAAATAAAAGTTTGGGTCATGTAGATAATTGTGTAATCTATTCTGGCACTGTTCCATTAGTTAATGGATATAAATATGGAAAAAATTTCTCTCTTGAATTAAATGATGAAATATTAGGAAGAAAAATTGCTTTTGATTACAATATAAATGTAGTACCTGATGAAGCAAGATAA
- the mfd gene encoding transcription-repair coupling factor, protein MDDIYRGSLPFFLSKKKGGIIFLASSNKNIEDYYYTLKDIYNYPILTIDDFYDDFDIYNKNYNLLEILKNEKNYIILISLQGILGEYTDRGEALSFSCGDSLSLKDIEEKLIESGYTKNYIIENKMEYSIRGDILDIYPLNMENPIRIELFGDEIDRITEFDSYTQRSIGEKDKILLYINKNKNKNFSFFQLVDKFSTTFNFRFIENTEILRYKLEEYILKDRDREEKYREIFNTALEEFKPIETKRFDFDKIKKYEDLEVIKKESKKQKILILSEEKKRYDEIFQGCKNIEIEKYPHYEGFKYNDILVLTDREIKGIKVKKETTNKRGIRYSDVNQIRENDYIIHETFGVGIYLGIETIDGKDYLKIQYAGEDKLYVPTENLNRIEKYIYDMGNTPEIYNLGRRGFKRKREKLEEEMKKFAEELIKIQARRQGNYGYAFSKDTVWQEEFEEGFPYTETKDQLEAIKMVKEDMESPRVMDRIICGDVGYGKTEVAMRATFKAVADDKQVLILTPTTVLADQHYERFKERFQNYPINIALLSRIKTPKEQEEILKKIYTGGVDIVIGTHRLLSDDVKFNDLGLVIVDEEQKFGVKAKEKLKTMKENVDLLTLTATPIPRTLNLALLGIRDISIIKTPPTNRLPIENIIIDSDDKSIKEAIMKEIGREGQVFYIYNSVYSMEYKEKKLKELLPPYIKIKYIHGRMSPQSIKEILHEFENGDVDVLLTTTIIENGIDIENANTIIIEGIEKLGLSQIYQLRGRVGRGKRKAYCYIVNDIDRKYNKKTKLRKESIENLKGLGGGFNLSLEDMNIRGAGEILGEKQHGALETFGYNLYLKLLQEEMEKQRGEYKDKGDITIDFLENGYIPATYIEEFEKINIYKRAMDLKTVPEIEELFREVEDRFGKAPKEVATLFENLKIKIKASDIGVKSISEIEKNKYAMTFIPERVDFDRILTMITTGKCKLKTKNSILYEKTIDEFFNEYQEIEI, encoded by the coding sequence ATAGATGACATATATAGAGGCTCACTTCCCTTTTTCCTAAGCAAAAAAAAAGGGGGAATAATATTTTTAGCCTCATCAAATAAAAATATAGAAGATTATTACTACACACTAAAAGATATATATAATTATCCTATTCTTACAATAGATGATTTTTATGACGACTTTGATATTTACAACAAAAACTATAATCTTTTAGAAATCTTAAAAAATGAAAAAAACTATATTATTCTAATCTCTCTACAAGGAATATTGGGAGAATATACAGATAGAGGGGAAGCTCTATCTTTTTCTTGTGGAGATAGTTTAAGCTTAAAAGATATAGAAGAAAAACTAATTGAAAGTGGATATACCAAAAATTATATTATAGAAAATAAAATGGAATACTCTATAAGAGGGGACATTTTGGATATATACCCATTAAATATGGAAAACCCCATAAGAATTGAGTTATTTGGAGATGAAATTGATAGAATAACAGAATTTGATTCTTATACCCAAAGAAGTATTGGAGAAAAAGATAAAATATTATTGTATATAAACAAAAATAAAAACAAAAATTTTTCTTTTTTCCAATTAGTAGATAAATTTTCTACTACTTTTAATTTTAGATTTATAGAAAATACAGAGATTCTTAGATATAAACTAGAAGAGTATATTTTAAAAGATAGAGATAGAGAGGAAAAATATAGAGAGATTTTTAATACTGCCTTAGAGGAATTTAAACCTATTGAAACTAAAAGATTTGATTTTGACAAAATTAAAAAGTATGAAGATTTAGAGGTTATAAAAAAGGAGAGTAAAAAACAAAAAATCTTAATTCTTTCAGAAGAGAAAAAAAGATATGATGAGATTTTCCAAGGTTGTAAAAATATTGAAATAGAAAAATATCCTCACTATGAGGGGTTTAAGTATAATGATATATTAGTCCTTACAGATAGAGAGATAAAAGGGATAAAAGTAAAGAAAGAAACAACTAACAAAAGAGGAATAAGATATAGTGATGTCAATCAAATTAGAGAAAATGATTATATTATCCATGAAACCTTTGGAGTGGGAATATATTTAGGAATAGAAACCATTGATGGAAAAGACTATTTAAAAATTCAGTATGCTGGAGAAGACAAGCTTTATGTCCCTACTGAAAACCTAAACAGAATAGAGAAATATATCTATGATATGGGAAATACTCCAGAGATTTATAATTTAGGTAGAAGAGGATTCAAAAGAAAAAGAGAAAAATTAGAAGAGGAGATGAAAAAATTTGCTGAGGAGCTTATAAAAATACAAGCTCGTAGACAGGGAAATTATGGATATGCCTTTTCTAAAGATACAGTATGGCAAGAGGAATTTGAAGAGGGATTCCCATATACAGAAACTAAAGACCAATTAGAAGCTATAAAAATGGTAAAAGAGGATATGGAGTCCCCTAGAGTTATGGATAGAATTATCTGTGGTGATGTGGGATATGGTAAGACAGAGGTAGCTATGAGAGCTACTTTTAAGGCTGTGGCTGATGATAAACAGGTATTAATTTTAACACCTACCACAGTTTTGGCAGACCAACATTATGAAAGATTTAAAGAGAGATTTCAAAATTATCCAATAAATATAGCTCTTTTAAGTAGAATAAAAACACCTAAAGAGCAAGAGGAGATTTTAAAGAAAATCTATACAGGTGGAGTTGATATTGTAATAGGTACTCACAGACTTTTATCAGATGATGTAAAATTTAACGATTTAGGTTTGGTAATAGTTGATGAGGAACAAAAATTTGGAGTAAAAGCTAAAGAAAAATTAAAGACTATGAAAGAAAATGTAGATTTATTAACCCTTACAGCTACACCAATTCCAAGAACTTTAAACCTAGCTCTTTTAGGAATTAGAGATATATCTATTATAAAGACACCACCTACAAACAGACTTCCAATAGAAAATATTATTATAGATAGTGATGATAAGAGTATAAAAGAAGCTATAATGAAAGAAATTGGAAGAGAGGGGCAAGTATTCTATATTTATAACTCTGTTTATTCAATGGAATACAAAGAGAAAAAATTGAAAGAGTTACTTCCTCCATATATAAAAATAAAATATATTCATGGTAGAATGTCACCTCAAAGTATAAAAGAGATATTACATGAATTTGAAAATGGTGATGTAGACGTATTACTAACTACTACAATAATAGAAAATGGAATTGATATAGAAAATGCTAATACTATTATTATAGAGGGAATTGAAAAATTGGGACTTTCTCAAATTTATCAACTTAGAGGTAGAGTAGGAAGAGGAAAGAGAAAGGCTTATTGCTATATAGTAAATGATATAGATAGAAAATATAATAAGAAAACTAAACTTAGAAAAGAAAGTATAGAGAATTTAAAAGGTTTAGGTGGTGGATTTAATCTATCTTTAGAGGATATGAATATTCGTGGTGCTGGAGAGATTTTAGGAGAAAAGCAACATGGAGCTTTGGAAACTTTTGGATATAATTTGTATCTAAAACTTTTACAAGAGGAAATGGAAAAACAAAGGGGAGAATACAAAGACAAGGGAGATATTACAATAGACTTCTTAGAAAATGGATATATCCCAGCTACTTATATAGAGGAGTTTGAAAAAATCAATATTTATAAAAGGGCTATGGACTTAAAAACAGTTCCAGAGATAGAGGAGCTATTTAGAGAGGTAGAAGATAGATTTGGAAAAGCTCCAAAAGAGGTTGCCACACTTTTTGAAAATCTAAAGATAAAAATAAAGGCCTCTGATATTGGTGTAAAATCCATTAGTGAAATAGAAAAAAATAAATATGCAATGACCTTTATCCCTGAAAGAGTTGATTTTGATAGAATCCTTACAATGATTACTACAGGGAAATGTAAATTAAAAACAAAAAATTCTATTCTTTACGAAAAAACTATAGATGAATTTTTTAATGAATACCAAGAAATAGAGATATAA
- the dctP gene encoding TRAP transporter substrate-binding protein DctP has translation MKKFFKFIFLTIIGVFFISCGGKNETSKEKIKIAVVGNEQHQSTIMANLFKEELNKLQPDKFEIEIYPNGILGGEREAVEGVKLGTIQMTVVTMDGAVPAWVPDTQIMSIPYLFTTKEQAYQALDGFIYDYLSPKFDEAGFKYLGAGELGFRHFTNNLREIKSAKDMKGLSIRVQEAPIWFALIKSLSASAVPVSFNELYTALQQGMVDGQENPVASIYTSKFNEVQKYLTLDGHTYAAVSILMNKDFYNKFDEQTKANIEKAAELAIPRQRKEISEIEDQYLESLKNNGMIITTPDKNSFVEATKNIYLLPEVQKIVNPEFVSTVKESLK, from the coding sequence ATGAAAAAGTTTTTTAAATTTATATTTTTAACTATAATTGGAGTATTTTTTATAAGTTGTGGTGGAAAAAATGAAACTTCAAAAGAAAAAATTAAAATTGCAGTTGTTGGAAATGAGCAACATCAATCTACTATTATGGCAAATCTTTTTAAAGAAGAATTAAATAAATTACAACCTGATAAATTTGAAATAGAAATATATCCAAATGGTATTTTAGGAGGAGAAAGAGAAGCTGTTGAGGGAGTTAAACTAGGAACTATTCAAATGACTGTTGTTACAATGGATGGCGCTGTTCCTGCTTGGGTTCCTGATACTCAAATAATGTCTATTCCTTATCTTTTCACAACTAAGGAACAAGCATATCAAGCTCTAGATGGATTTATTTATGATTATCTATCACCTAAGTTTGATGAAGCTGGATTTAAATATTTAGGAGCTGGAGAATTAGGATTCAGACATTTTACAAATAATTTAAGAGAAATTAAATCTGCTAAAGATATGAAAGGTTTATCAATTAGAGTTCAAGAAGCTCCTATTTGGTTTGCTTTAATAAAAAGTTTAAGTGCTTCTGCAGTTCCTGTATCTTTTAATGAATTATATACAGCTCTTCAACAAGGAATGGTTGATGGTCAAGAAAATCCTGTGGCTTCTATTTACACTTCTAAATTTAATGAAGTTCAAAAATATTTAACTTTAGATGGACATACATATGCTGCTGTTAGTATCTTAATGAACAAGGATTTTTATAATAAATTTGATGAACAAACTAAAGCAAATATAGAAAAAGCCGCTGAATTAGCTATTCCTAGACAAAGAAAAGAAATTTCTGAAATTGAAGACCAATACTTAGAAAGTTTAAAAAATAATGGTATGATTATAACAACTCCTGATAAAAATTCTTTTGTTGAAGCTACAAAAAATATATATTTATTACCAGAAGTTCAAAAAATAGTTAATCCTGAATTTGTGTCTACTGTAAAAGAAAGTTTAAAATAA
- a CDS encoding TRAP transporter large permease — MIILILFAVFLLGFPIAFSLGIVSGLQIFNDGYPLIVVIQRMFTGADSIALTAIPLFILSGNLMYRGGMSKRIVNFADMLLGHFPSGLAMVSVLACMFFAAITGSAIASTAAIGRILIPLMVEKGYDKEFCAPLLACGGSIGPIIPPSIPLLVYGTMANVSVGKLFIGGVFPGILMGISLIIYSYFIGKKRNYIGRSERAKLSDIIKSGINASLSLLMPLIIIGGIMSGIFTPTESAAVAVVYSIITGMLIYRELTLKDIWETMIDSAKATGQVLLVVAFASLFTWVITVNNIPQTVGQFLGSSISSKITLLLVINIILLIAGTFIDTTSAVVIFTPLFLPMVQAYGVDLVHFGLIMAVNLTIGMCTPPLGVCLFVSGSIAKVSLKEQFKDLIPMILVLILVLIIVTYIPNITLFLPQLFS; from the coding sequence ATGATTATATTAATTTTATTTGCTGTTTTTTTACTTGGATTCCCAATAGCTTTTTCTCTAGGAATTGTATCTGGGTTACAAATATTTAATGATGGTTATCCTCTTATTGTTGTAATTCAAAGAATGTTTACAGGAGCTGACAGTATAGCTTTAACAGCCATTCCTCTTTTCATTTTATCTGGAAATCTTATGTATCGTGGTGGTATGTCTAAAAGAATTGTTAATTTTGCAGATATGTTATTAGGTCATTTTCCTAGTGGTTTAGCAATGGTTAGTGTTTTAGCTTGTATGTTTTTTGCTGCTATTACAGGGTCAGCTATAGCTTCTACAGCTGCTATAGGAAGAATATTAATTCCTCTTATGGTTGAAAAAGGATATGACAAAGAATTTTGCGCTCCATTACTCGCTTGTGGAGGTTCTATTGGTCCAATTATTCCACCAAGTATTCCCCTTCTTGTTTATGGAACTATGGCTAATGTTAGTGTAGGAAAACTTTTTATTGGTGGAGTTTTTCCTGGAATCTTAATGGGAATAAGTTTAATAATCTATAGTTATTTCATTGGAAAAAAAAGAAATTATATAGGAAGAAGTGAAAGAGCTAAATTATCAGATATTATTAAATCTGGAATTAATGCTAGTTTATCTCTTTTAATGCCTCTTATAATTATTGGTGGTATTATGAGTGGAATTTTTACTCCTACTGAATCAGCAGCAGTAGCTGTAGTTTATTCTATTATTACTGGTATGTTAATCTATCGTGAATTAACTTTAAAAGATATATGGGAAACAATGATTGATAGTGCTAAAGCAACAGGACAAGTACTATTAGTTGTCGCTTTTGCTTCTTTATTTACTTGGGTTATAACTGTAAATAATATTCCTCAAACAGTTGGACAATTTTTAGGAAGTTCAATAAGTAGTAAAATTACTCTTTTACTTGTTATTAATATAATTCTATTAATAGCTGGAACTTTTATAGATACTACAAGTGCTGTTGTAATCTTTACTCCTCTTTTCTTACCAATGGTACAAGCTTATGGAGTAGATTTAGTTCACTTTGGACTTATAATGGCAGTAAACTTAACTATTGGAATGTGTACTCCACCATTAGGAGTTTGTCTATTTGTTTCTGGTTCTATCGCTAAAGTATCATTGAAGGAACAGTTTAAAGATTTAATTCCTATGATATTAGTTTTAATATTAGTTCTAATAATTGTAACATATATTCCTAATATTACACTTTTCTTACCACAACTATTTTCTTAA
- a CDS encoding TRAP transporter small permease, which produces MNKIDCFMENLLKFIMGLATLILSVVTALQVVARFIFSNPIAWGQDIIRLSFVYLVFFGGAYCVHTNEHLNIDAFINLFSEKNKKILSIFIECIVFLFFIFLIYYGSIFVKTGINQKAPYLPISMSLYYFSLPLSSFLMAYFELRKIITLIKGGAKK; this is translated from the coding sequence ATGAATAAAATAGATTGTTTTATGGAAAATTTACTAAAATTTATTATGGGATTAGCTACATTGATACTATCAGTTGTTACTGCTTTACAAGTAGTTGCTCGTTTTATTTTTAGTAATCCTATTGCTTGGGGACAAGATATTATAAGATTAAGTTTTGTTTATCTTGTCTTCTTTGGTGGAGCTTATTGTGTTCATACTAATGAACATTTAAATATTGATGCTTTTATTAATTTATTTTCAGAAAAAAATAAAAAAATTCTTTCAATCTTTATAGAATGCATAGTTTTTCTTTTCTTTATTTTTTTAATTTACTATGGAAGCATTTTTGTAAAAACAGGGATAAATCAAAAAGCTCCTTATTTACCTATATCAATGTCATTATATTATTTTTCTTTACCCCTTTCCTCTTTTTTAATGGCTTACTTTGAATTGAGAAAAATTATTACTTTAATAAAAGGAGGAGCTAAAAAATGA
- a CDS encoding RNA-binding S4 domain-containing protein, with translation MRLDKFLKVSRIIKRRPIAKVVVDGGKAKINGKVAKPSTEVKVGDILEIEYYDKYFKFEILEVPTGNVSKDKSNDLVSVLESSGLKIDLSSEEEILE, from the coding sequence ATGAGATTAGATAAGTTTTTGAAAGTTAGTAGAATTATAAAAAGAAGACCTATTGCAAAGGTAGTTGTTGATGGTGGGAAAGCTAAAATCAACGGAAAAGTTGCAAAACCTAGTACAGAGGTAAAAGTGGGAGATATTTTAGAGATAGAATATTATGACAAATATTTTAAATTTGAAATATTAGAAGTTCCTACAGGAAATGTATCAAAAGATAAAAGTAATGATTTAGTAAGTGTCTTAGAAAGTTCAGGATTAAAAATAGATTTAAGTAGTGAAGAGGAGATACTAGAGTAA